The DNA segment TTCCTGCATGCCGGCCAGCTTGGAAGTGGCCAGGCGATGGCGACCGGCCGGGGAGAAAAAATCGAGTCCTTCCCTGGGCGACGGCTCGATCTGGTTTTGATCCGTCCCCCCGGGGGCGTCTCGACCGCCGAGGCCTATCGCCGCTGCCGAATCCCGGAAGTTCCCGATTCGGCTGATCCCATTTTGGCCAACCTGAAGTCGGATCAACGAATGTCGATCCCTCGAAATTTGACCAATCGCCTCATCGCACCGGCCCGGGAGATCTCTTCGAGAGTCGACCAACTGGCCACTACATGCGAACAATTGGATGTCGTTGCCCATCAAATGTCAGGCAGCGGCTCTGGATACTTTGCCATCTGTCGTAGTTCAACACACGCCCGCCAGGTGGCTGCCCGCCTGAAGGCCCAGAAAGTCGGCATGGTATTTCCAGTGACAACGTGTGGGATTCGTACGCTGAGAAACTGACACCGCGTTTTAACGTCCGGGAGTATGCAACCGTGAAGATCACCGAAGTCCGCATCAAGCTGATGGAAGATTCCAGCGATCGGTTGCGAGGATTCTGCTCCATCACCTTCGACGATGCCTTCGTCATCCGTGATCTCAAGATCATCGAAGGAGCCAACGGACCGTTTGTCGCCATGCCCAGTCGTAAACTCACCGGGCACTGCTCGAACTGCGGCTGCAAAAACCATCTTCGCGCCGCGTACTGCAACCAGTGCGGCATCAAGCTGAAACAGCCTTCGATCGAACGTGGTTCAGATCAACGGGCCAAGCTTTATGCCGACATCGCCCATCCGATTAATTCGGAATGTCGCGAACAGATCCAGACCCGGGTCATCACCGAATATCACAACGAAATCGAAGAAGCAAAACGGCCAGGGTACCGATCGAAGTACGACGACTACTTCAGCGACGCGGGCGAAGATTACGATCACGACGAGGATCACGATCACTCGACGACGCACCGCTCGGCCCCCAAAACCGAAGCAACACCTGAGGCGTCTGAAGCGGCCGAGCCGATGGATCCACCTCACAGCGAAGCTTCATCGACACTCAAAGGCCCGCATTCCCGCCCTTCCAGCAATTCGGATCGCTCCGCGAGTTCTCGCCCCCGCAAGTTCGGGGAAGGCATCTTCGACGACTAGATCGCCGGCTCGGCCTCTTCTTTCGCCTTCTGGGGAACCGCTCTAAAATGAACCCTTGCGGCATCCAGATGCCGACGGCCTGTTTTCCTGCTGCTTTACACTTCGAAAAGCGGCGCGGAAGACCGGCCTCCGCGACAGAAACCTCAGAGGCAGGGATTCTCGGGAAGCATGGATGAAACGCCCCTTGGCGGACGTTCCTCTCTTGCGTGGAATCGCGTGATTCCATGGTCTCCTGGGCTCTCGCTCGCATCTGTGGTGCACCTTCCACCTAGCACCCGTTTGATCAAGGCCCAACGACATGTCCGAATTTCGTGTTGAAAAAGACTCGATGGGGGAAGTTCAAGTTCCCGCCAATGCTTACTACAGCGCTCAAACGCAGCGAGCCGTCGAGAACTTTCCGATCAGCGGATGGACGTTGCCACCAGCCTTGG comes from the Bremerella sp. JC817 genome and includes:
- a CDS encoding SpoVG family protein, yielding MKITEVRIKLMEDSSDRLRGFCSITFDDAFVIRDLKIIEGANGPFVAMPSRKLTGHCSNCGCKNHLRAAYCNQCGIKLKQPSIERGSDQRAKLYADIAHPINSECREQIQTRVITEYHNEIEEAKRPGYRSKYDDYFSDAGEDYDHDEDHDHSTTHRSAPKTEATPEASEAAEPMDPPHSEASSTLKGPHSRPSSNSDRSASSRPRKFGEGIFDD